In one Flammeovirga yaeyamensis genomic region, the following are encoded:
- a CDS encoding UbiA family prenyltransferase, translated as MKKELKETILLLRIPFSVYLMPIFIFSLSQTPVINVTQAIISFVILHLFVYPASNGYNSYEDKDTESIGGLEKPPLPSKLLYQVVLIFDISALLLSIIFINWMFTCLVATYVLMSRLYSYKGVRLKKYPIISFLTVFVFQGFWTFWMVYEAVDASNIKFFNTDLPWAALASSLMIGGAYPLSQIYQHKQDQESGDFTISILLGIRGTFIFSIVLFTAAATFLYYYFEILYHGSILIFISCLSPLLLWFNYWMFVTWKDANNANFKNLMMMNNISAICMNLCYIIYALQNHTSIF; from the coding sequence ATGAAGAAAGAATTAAAGGAAACTATACTTTTATTAAGAATTCCATTCTCAGTCTACTTAATGCCTATATTTATTTTCAGTTTAAGTCAAACACCTGTTATAAATGTTACCCAGGCAATCATTTCCTTTGTCATACTTCATTTGTTTGTTTATCCTGCATCAAACGGCTACAATAGCTACGAAGATAAAGATACCGAGAGTATTGGAGGTCTTGAAAAACCACCGCTGCCTTCCAAATTACTTTATCAAGTAGTATTAATATTTGATATATCTGCCTTGCTTTTATCTATTATATTCATCAATTGGATGTTCACATGTCTCGTAGCAACCTATGTGTTAATGTCTCGATTATATAGTTATAAAGGCGTTCGCCTAAAAAAATATCCAATTATCAGTTTTCTAACGGTCTTTGTCTTTCAAGGCTTTTGGACTTTTTGGATGGTTTATGAAGCTGTGGATGCATCAAATATTAAGTTCTTTAACACCGATCTTCCTTGGGCTGCTTTAGCAAGTTCCTTGATGATCGGTGGGGCTTATCCCTTATCACAAATATATCAGCACAAACAGGATCAAGAAAGTGGTGATTTTACCATAAGTATTTTATTGGGTATAAGGGGAACCTTTATTTTTTCAATTGTCTTATTTACTGCTGCTGCAACCTTTTTGTACTATTATTTCGAAATACTATATCATGGTAGTATCCTGATTTTTATCAGCTGCTTATCTCCTTTGTTGTTATGGTTTAATTATTGGATGTTTGTGACTTGGAAAGATGCAAATAATGCAAACTTCAAGAATCTGATGATGATGAATAATATTTCTGCTATCTGCATGAATTTATGTTATATAATTTATGCATTACAAAACCATACATCGATTTTTTAG
- a CDS encoding DUF5723 family protein translates to MKKYLIIAFLFLGYSSFAQQVNTLFFQNDVAQSQQINPARKMDSKWVVSIPVTNIGMVAYNEFSFSDIYYEQNGQGYINQNALNNLLKPNNNTQLSGLSSEILGIYHQTDNFGFRVSVNYGLWQRVVYTDNMFDFLLRGPAAPGVLGQKQEISALIDGIGYVSVNLGSNFKVTDKLTLGVTLKFLSGTHQLKAQAEGSFMQKDNTSYDTEVDGRLTFSGYGLGEYIDEENNFSVNEMDAVESLAEVKNYGFAVDIGATYELTDKWTIESSLISLGAIRWDDRDQIKYDSDLAAINFKGIDINDIMGGNEVTSPIPSLDTLQFNNFEGEEKTDVTVMPWTFNLGTSFKFTKSTTFGALYSQTVFDKTVFPSFTLHAQQKLGRSFGIGLSYSADKQSLTNFGGMVSVGFPGFQMYFITDNLLSAAVNWEKSATANLRFGMNLKFGRSKKI, encoded by the coding sequence ATGAAAAAATATTTAATTATCGCCTTTTTATTTTTGGGCTACTCATCTTTTGCCCAGCAGGTAAATACTTTATTTTTCCAAAACGATGTTGCTCAATCACAACAGATAAATCCAGCAAGAAAAATGGATTCAAAATGGGTGGTGAGTATTCCAGTGACTAATATTGGCATGGTTGCTTATAATGAGTTTTCATTTTCTGATATCTATTATGAGCAAAATGGTCAAGGATATATCAATCAAAATGCTTTAAATAACCTGCTTAAACCCAACAACAATACTCAATTAAGTGGTTTAAGTTCTGAAATATTAGGCATCTATCATCAGACAGATAATTTTGGTTTTAGAGTTAGTGTAAACTATGGCTTATGGCAAAGAGTAGTCTATACTGACAATATGTTTGATTTCCTATTAAGAGGACCTGCAGCTCCAGGTGTACTTGGACAGAAACAAGAAATCTCTGCTTTAATTGATGGCATCGGTTATGTATCAGTTAATTTGGGTTCTAACTTTAAAGTGACAGACAAACTTACTTTAGGGGTTACTCTTAAATTCTTATCGGGTACGCATCAATTAAAGGCACAAGCAGAGGGATCATTTATGCAGAAAGACAACACTAGTTACGATACTGAGGTAGATGGTCGTTTGACTTTCTCTGGTTATGGATTAGGAGAATATATAGATGAAGAGAATAATTTTTCTGTCAATGAAATGGATGCCGTTGAATCTTTAGCAGAAGTTAAAAACTATGGTTTTGCTGTTGATATAGGTGCTACCTACGAATTAACTGATAAATGGACGATTGAATCCTCTTTGATTAGTTTAGGTGCTATTCGTTGGGACGATAGAGATCAGATTAAATATGACTCTGATTTGGCAGCTATTAATTTTAAAGGTATCGACATCAATGATATTATGGGTGGAAATGAGGTAACTAGTCCTATCCCAAGTTTAGATACATTACAGTTTAATAATTTTGAAGGTGAGGAAAAAACGGATGTAACCGTTATGCCTTGGACGTTCAACTTAGGTACTTCATTCAAGTTTACAAAAAGCACTACATTTGGTGCCCTCTATTCTCAAACAGTTTTTGATAAAACAGTCTTCCCTTCATTTACGCTTCATGCACAACAAAAATTAGGTAGATCTTTTGGTATTGGTCTTAGTTATTCTGCTGACAAACAAAGTTTAACTAATTTTGGAGGAATGGTATCCGTTGGATTCCCTGGTTTCCAAATGTATTTTATTACCGACAATCTATTAAGTGCAGCAGTTAATTGGGAAAAATCAGCTACTGCAAACTTACGATTTGGTATGAATTTAAAATTCGGAAGATCTAAGAAAATATAA
- a CDS encoding type III polyketide synthase has translation MTYIHKITTASPKNVYSQSELEKLMHEVYQFNTEKEERLMRMIYHKSGIDKRKSVIDDFLQFFKSDVPPSLEERIDVFKEKGLALAKNAADSCLVDEDRSSITHIITVSCTGISAPGIDIDLIQLLELPLTTVRTTVNFMGCYAAFHALRLADQICKSTPNSKVLIVDVELCSLHFQNKTDDDNLLANTLFADGAAAILLSSDKRTDSLFEIDDFASRLSFQGKKDMAWDLSSTGFQMKLSTYVPRLIEQDIKVLLDDVLNDKNIQRDQLRWAFHPGGQRILTSIAKALSIDLEDLQPSFEVLKENGNMSSVSILFVLKKISQINEDNPIFAAGFGPGLTMEAMTLNRV, from the coding sequence ATGACTTACATTCATAAAATAACTACCGCATCCCCTAAAAATGTCTATTCTCAATCAGAACTAGAAAAATTGATGCATGAAGTGTATCAGTTTAACACGGAAAAGGAAGAACGTTTGATGCGCATGATATACCACAAATCAGGTATAGATAAACGAAAATCTGTCATTGATGATTTTCTTCAATTTTTTAAATCAGACGTTCCACCTTCTTTAGAAGAACGTATTGATGTGTTTAAAGAAAAAGGATTAGCATTAGCTAAAAATGCTGCAGATAGCTGTTTAGTAGATGAAGACCGTTCATCTATAACACATATCATAACAGTTTCTTGTACAGGAATTTCTGCCCCAGGAATCGATATTGATTTAATACAACTTTTGGAACTACCTCTTACTACGGTAAGAACTACTGTGAATTTTATGGGTTGTTATGCGGCTTTTCATGCTTTACGATTGGCCGATCAAATATGTAAATCCACCCCAAATTCAAAAGTGCTTATTGTTGATGTAGAGTTATGCTCCTTACATTTTCAGAATAAAACAGACGACGATAATTTATTAGCGAATACACTATTCGCAGATGGTGCAGCTGCTATTTTATTATCAAGTGATAAACGAACAGATAGCCTTTTTGAAATTGACGATTTTGCTTCACGATTGTCTTTCCAAGGGAAAAAAGATATGGCATGGGATTTATCAAGTACTGGCTTCCAAATGAAACTAAGTACTTATGTGCCTAGATTAATAGAACAAGATATAAAAGTACTCCTTGATGATGTTTTAAATGATAAAAATATCCAAAGAGATCAACTTAGATGGGCTTTTCACCCTGGAGGTCAACGCATTTTAACGAGTATAGCCAAAGCATTATCGATTGATTTGGAAGATTTACAACCTAGTTTCGAAGTATTAAAAGAAAATGGAAATATGTCATCCGTTTCTATTCTTTTTGTCTTGAAGAAGATTAGTCAGATAAACGAAGATAATCCAATTTTCGCTGCAGGTTTTGGTCCTGGGTTAACCATGGAAGCAATGACCTTAAATCGAGTATAA